The Terriglobales bacterium genome contains a region encoding:
- a CDS encoding enoyl-CoA hydratase-related protein, which translates to MNFATLILSESEGIALLTLNRPDKRNAISYELIADLQKALEAVEKSASQVLIITGAGKAFSSGMDLENLKSLIGRTPEQNVEDSRTMARLFRSIYDFPKPTIAAVNGAAIAGGTGIATICDFTLATQEAKFGYTEVRIGFVPAIVSNFLVRQVGEKHARDLLLTGRIFAADEALRLGLVNEIVDPDRLLPRSYELARTLMENSPASLRATKELLSQTVNEELDRRLESSIEENARIRQTHDFREGINAFLEKRKPRWSSH; encoded by the coding sequence ATGAATTTCGCAACGCTAATACTCAGTGAGAGCGAAGGGATCGCTCTGCTCACGCTGAATCGTCCTGACAAGCGCAACGCTATCAGCTACGAGCTAATCGCCGACCTGCAAAAGGCGCTCGAGGCCGTCGAGAAGTCTGCATCCCAGGTGCTGATCATCACCGGCGCAGGCAAGGCATTTAGCTCGGGCATGGATCTGGAGAATCTCAAATCACTGATCGGCAGAACTCCGGAGCAGAACGTTGAAGATTCTCGCACCATGGCGCGGCTATTCCGTTCCATCTATGATTTTCCCAAGCCGACGATTGCTGCGGTGAACGGTGCTGCCATTGCCGGAGGCACGGGAATCGCGACAATTTGCGACTTCACTCTCGCCACTCAGGAAGCAAAGTTCGGCTACACCGAAGTTCGCATCGGATTCGTCCCAGCAATCGTCTCGAACTTCCTCGTGCGACAAGTGGGGGAGAAGCACGCGCGTGATCTGCTGCTGACTGGGCGCATCTTTGCCGCAGACGAGGCCCTTCGCCTCGGACTGGTGAATGAAATCGTTGATCCCGACCGCCTCTTGCCTCGCTCTTACGAACTTGCGCGCACGCTGATGGAAAATAGTCCCGCTTCGCTGCGCGCGACCAAGGAACTCCTGTCGCAAACCGTCAATGAGGAACTCGATCGCCGCCTTGAGTCCTCGATTGAAGAGAATGCGCGGATCCGGCAGACGCACGACTTCCGCGAAGGGATCAATGCCTTTCTGGAAAAGCGCAAACCACGTTGGAGCAGTCATTGA
- a CDS encoding TerC family protein, with product MAHSLAFWIGFNLFVLAMLALDLGLHRRSPVMGFKAAMAWTGFWILLAAAFAGLVFFQYGRTPALQFITGYVVEESLSIDNLFVFLVLFRYFRVPREYQHKVLLWGVLGALVMRLAFILLGVSLLERFEFLIYVFGAILVYSGIGLLRNSEPDVDPDKNLVLRIFRKFFPIVPEFEGSKFFVRREGRRMATPLFLALLVVETTDLIFAVDSIPAILAITRDAFIVYTSNVFAILGLRSLYFALEHFFSLFRFLHYGLAIVLMLVGLKMLTSHFYEPPLSITLGAVVLILAASVGASLIWPEKETVRES from the coding sequence ATGGCGCATTCTCTGGCGTTTTGGATCGGATTCAATCTCTTCGTTTTGGCCATGTTGGCCCTGGATCTTGGGCTCCATCGGCGCTCGCCGGTAATGGGCTTCAAAGCGGCGATGGCTTGGACCGGATTTTGGATACTCCTTGCAGCCGCTTTTGCTGGGTTAGTTTTCTTCCAATATGGACGGACCCCAGCGCTCCAGTTCATTACCGGCTATGTGGTGGAAGAGTCTCTTAGCATCGATAACCTCTTTGTCTTTTTGGTCTTGTTCCGCTACTTCCGCGTTCCCCGTGAATACCAGCACAAAGTCCTGTTGTGGGGCGTGCTTGGGGCGCTGGTCATGCGACTTGCTTTTATTCTGTTAGGCGTCTCGCTTCTGGAGCGATTCGAATTTCTTATCTACGTCTTTGGAGCCATCCTGGTTTACAGCGGCATCGGGCTTTTGCGGAACAGCGAACCTGATGTCGATCCCGACAAGAATCTGGTGTTGCGGATTTTTCGAAAATTCTTTCCCATCGTTCCGGAGTTTGAAGGCAGTAAGTTCTTCGTGCGGCGGGAAGGACGCAGAATGGCTACCCCCCTGTTCCTCGCCCTGCTTGTAGTCGAGACCACCGATCTCATCTTCGCAGTCGACTCCATTCCAGCCATACTGGCCATTACTCGCGACGCCTTCATCGTGTACACGTCAAACGTCTTCGCGATTCTGGGGCTGCGCTCTCTGTATTTTGCTTTGGAGCACTTCTTTTCTCTGTTTCGCTTTCTGCATTACGGGCTCGCGATTGTCCTAATGCTGGTCGGACTCAAGATGCTGACCTCTCACTTCTACGAGCCACCACTCAGCATTACGCTTGGAGCAGTAGTGCTGATTTTGGCCGCGTCAGTAGGAGCGTCGCTGATCTGGCCGGAGAAGGAGACCGTGCGGGAGTCCTAA
- a CDS encoding hydroxymethylglutaryl-CoA lyase: protein MTTKTPVKLIECPRDAWQGLKHQVPADTKVHYMRALIGAGFKHIDAVSFVSPKAVPQMSDSEQVLKDLDPPDDVEIIGIVVNEKGADRAIATDAVRTLGFPYSISPTFLKNNQNQSLEEAIDVLENIEQKARDAGLNLIVYISMAFGNPYGDLWNVDEVVEAVDLLSEMQIEQISLADTVGLASPQQAADLVSPVIERFKHLEIGVHLHSRPAQAKEKIKAAYNAGCRRFDSALGGLGGCPFAQDELVGNLPTEVVLETLRELGEEVPIRKSLDNVLKMSQLIGAGSLSTQIQ, encoded by the coding sequence ATGACAACGAAAACGCCGGTCAAGCTTATCGAATGCCCGCGCGATGCCTGGCAAGGACTCAAACACCAAGTCCCAGCCGATACTAAAGTGCACTATATGCGCGCTCTGATCGGCGCCGGCTTCAAACATATCGACGCGGTTTCCTTTGTCTCGCCGAAAGCCGTTCCGCAAATGAGCGATTCCGAGCAAGTCCTCAAGGATCTAGATCCGCCCGATGATGTCGAGATTATTGGCATCGTTGTGAACGAAAAAGGCGCAGATCGCGCCATTGCCACGGACGCGGTTCGGACTCTCGGATTTCCCTATTCCATTTCTCCGACGTTCCTCAAGAACAACCAGAATCAATCTCTCGAAGAAGCCATCGACGTGCTGGAGAACATCGAGCAGAAGGCGCGTGATGCGGGGCTCAACCTTATCGTTTACATCTCTATGGCTTTTGGCAATCCGTACGGGGACTTGTGGAACGTGGATGAGGTGGTGGAAGCTGTCGATCTGCTTTCGGAAATGCAGATCGAGCAAATTTCTCTTGCCGATACTGTTGGACTGGCCTCCCCGCAGCAAGCGGCCGATCTTGTGAGCCCTGTGATCGAACGCTTCAAACATCTCGAAATCGGCGTGCACCTGCACAGCCGCCCCGCTCAGGCAAAAGAGAAGATCAAGGCCGCGTACAATGCCGGTTGCCGCCGCTTCGATTCGGCTCTCGGCGGACTCGGAGGATGCCCGTTTGCTCAAGATGAACTCGTGGGAAATCTTCCGACGGAAGTTGTATTGGAAACACTGAGAGAGCTGGGCGAGGAGGTTCCCATTCGCAAGTCTCTCGATAACGTCCTGAAAATGTCGCAATTGATCGGAGCCGGTTCACTATCCACCCAAATCCAATGA
- a CDS encoding thioesterase family protein, producing the protein MTASRLHQQRSSHEVRLRVRYAETDKMGVVYHSNFFIWMEIGRVELMRKLGFNYKQMEIEDDCHLPVVDARCRYKSPAYYDEEIVVRTELRNLRGSLLHFGYEIVRQSDGAVLAEAETTHIVVNAQMEKRQLPERYRAAFEALAGRSLL; encoded by the coding sequence TTGACGGCGAGCCGATTGCACCAACAGCGAAGCAGTCATGAGGTCCGGCTGCGCGTGCGCTACGCCGAAACCGACAAGATGGGTGTGGTGTACCACTCAAACTTCTTTATCTGGATGGAGATCGGCCGGGTCGAACTGATGCGCAAGCTCGGATTCAATTACAAGCAGATGGAAATTGAAGATGACTGCCATCTGCCGGTTGTCGACGCTCGGTGTCGCTATAAGTCGCCTGCGTACTACGACGAGGAGATCGTGGTGCGAACGGAGCTGCGCAATCTGCGCGGCTCGTTGCTGCACTTCGGATACGAAATCGTGCGCCAAAGTGACGGCGCCGTGCTGGCAGAAGCGGAAACCACTCACATTGTGGTCAACGCCCAGATGGAAAAGCGCCAGCTTCCCGAACGTTACCGGGCGGCCTTCGAGGCATTGGCAGGGCGATCACTGTTATAA